One window of the Cryptococcus gattii WM276 chromosome E, complete sequence genome contains the following:
- a CDS encoding uncharacterized protein (Similar to TIGR gene model, INSD accession AAW43692.1), whose protein sequence is MSALKPFVAQWGILGCGWISSEFTKDVSRPMASRNVTDVSHAIAAVGSRSLSKAEDFISNYCPNGAAGQQDGHVDFKPKAYGSYKGVVEDPNVNIVYVGTMNIAHYEDAKLALEAGKSCLLEKPATLNAVEWKHLVSIAKEKNVFLMEAVWTRFNPVMLAIQKAIHEDDLIGEIRCMYSDHSMDVYKKRPDTDRVLSAELAGGSLLDIGPYPLVWTMMILYRHPLNQLTPPDKVGSTMLLHQRGVDLATSVTLTFPKLNAVSFCTTNLLSAVQKYQNTRIIGSKGEILVHGYTSRPQKYTFRKFLNPEEEDGKYEDETIDMSFGGFGLYWEADAVARCLRDGLKECPSMPHAETTMTMEIFDKVRKEGGYEFLPGLEKVKA, encoded by the exons ATGTCCGCTCTGAAACCCTTCGTCGCCCAATGGGGTATTCTTGGGTGTGGTTGGATCTCATCCGAATTCACCAAAGATGTCAGCCGTCCCATGGCCTCAAGAAACGTCACGGACGTATCTCATGCCATCGCTGCTGTTGGATCCCGTTCGCTTTCCAAAGCAGAAGATTTCATCAGCAATTACTGTCCCAACGGGGCTGCCGGTCAACAAGACGGACATGTGGACTTCAAGCCCAAAGCATACGGCTCATACAAAGGCGTTGTGGAGGATCCT AATGTGAACATTGTGTATGTGGGTACTATGAACATAGCTCACTATGAGGATGCCAAGCTCGCTCTTGAAGCTGGTAAGAGTTGCTTACTGGAGAAG CCAGCAACTCTCAATGCTGTAGAGTGGAAGCACCTTGTGTCGATCGCTAAAGAGAAGAATGTTTTCCTTATGGAAG CCGTTTGGACCCGATTCAACCCCGTTATGCTGGCTATTCAGAAAGCTATCCATGAAGATGACCTTATCGGTGAGATCAGATGCATGTACTCAGACCATTCCATGGACGTCTATAAGAAGCGACCGGATACAGACCGAGTGCTCTCTGCTGAGCTAGCTGGTGGTAGTCTCCTTGACATTGGACCTTATCCCCTCGTTTGG ACAATGATGATCCTCTACCGTCACCCTTTGAATCAGCTCACACCTCCTGACAAGGTTGGAAGTACTATGCTACTTCACCAGAGAGGCGTCGATCTTGCAACCAGCGTCACGTTGACTTTCCCCAAGCTGAATGCCGTGTCGTTCT GCACGACCAACCTTCTCTCGGCTGTGCAAAAATATCAAAACACTCGTATTATTGGCTCCAAGGGAGAGATCCTCGTTCACGGCTACACTTCTCGCCCTCAAAAGTATACTTTCCGTAAATTTCTCAACCccgaggaagaggatggcAAGTATGAAGATGAGACCATCGACATGAGCTTCGGTGGGTTTGGATTATATTGGGAAGCCGATGCTGTGGCCAGGTGCCTAAGAGATGGGTTGAAGGAGTGCCCGAGCATGCCGCATGCGGAGACGACGATGACCATGGAG ATTTTCGACAAAGTCAGGAAAGAGGGTGGCTATGAATTCCTTCCTGGGTTGGAGAAAGTCAAGGCGTAA